The DNA sequence cacagggcgctattaagacgtgacaagagttctccgtcgcgctcgctcttgaggctgcgcgatgtgagtgagcgcgatgcaaaactcttgtcacgtcttaaatgcgccgcgtactagcccttctgagcTGAGAGAGAAAATGATTTTAGCATTAAAGCTCACGTATTTTACCTTTTAAATCCTcaatttgtgcaataaagagttagttaaataaatatatttctacCCATTTCCAGGATCGCAAGCGTCGACGCCGTTTCAATATCTAGACCCCCAGACGTTCAAGACCAGCCTCCACCAAGATGTGACCGTCGTGATCAACCTCGCAGGGTTCCGTGAGAACATCGCCTGCTCCCTTAAAACCCCCCTCGGTGACCAGATCGACTTGTCACCCGATGACGAAGATTCCTATACGACGGAACCCTACCAGCAGCAGGATTCGAAGCAAGGCCGACAGCTACCAGGAATACAGGTCGTTGAGGATGGTGGCGCTAAGATCTCCTGTGGAGTGAAGATCACTGTGTTGTCGGCGGACTACGCAGGGGATTGGGAGATGGTGGCCACTGAGGCTCTACATGGATGGAGCGCTGAAGAGAGGAGGCTGAACTTCACGCTGCATGTTGAAGGTACGTAAGAAGGTAAGGTTtctatgtatataatatgtatctatgaCGACTGAATGGTGTAGCGGTTAGTGACCCAGACtactatgccgaaggtcccgggttcgattcccggctggtgcagttttttgtttaaacacagatattttgtACTCAGGTCTTGGGAGTTTCTaagtgtataatatgtatctatttatgtatttgtgtagatatatcagctgtccgatacctacccatattacaggctctgcctagtttgtggtcggatggccgtgtgtgagatgtccccacaatATTATATATGTGTTGTTAAGTGAGTACTGTTTTCATATCCATTTATCAGTGTTAGAATTGACTGCCTAGTCTTGGTTTAgtcttattataaaaaaagataagttGAATGCCTGATTCTCGATGAATCTATTCTTCCACTAATAATCTAAGTCTTATTGACATAGAAACAATGATAAATACCGCAACAAACAatgtatacaatataatattattatcaatcaATAACTCGAGCGTATCAAGTCACGTATACAGATAAGCTTCAAATATTTGGAATTAAGATTACCAAATTGATTACACCaattaagtaaaattaagTTGATTTAATCCGGAAATAGACAACCTAGACCCATAAACCACCATAATTAGCAAGGTCGTTTTACCTAGACGTAATAGAATCATTTTGTGTAACTATCGGCCAGCAACCAACCAAACGCCACATATCCCCTGAAAAATATATCTCTGGATGCTTTGCGATGAAAACCTGATTATGTGTAGGTTGTTCCAAATATAAAACAGAAATGTAATATAATCGAGAGATAGATAcgtaaagtttatattttcgTAAATGATCTAAACATAGTTTCAAATGATTATGAACGTCAACTTAGAaagaaataaatcatttatattCGTTGCAAATCatgaaataaattgaaaacatCAATAGCTGCGTGAGAATTCAAAAGTAGATTTTCATAAAAGCAAAGCGATGAATCACGAATGCAAACTATAAACAACCTCCTCCCCTATTACAGAGACGGTCCGGACATACCCGTACCACGACGCTGTCGTGGCTGAGGGCAACGAGCTGCAATTACAGCTGGAGATTCCCATGCCTGAGGGATCCATCTGCCAGGTCCAGAGCCCCAACCCGGCCCGCCaggtataccaactagttttaaggaatgctttcaaaaggaaggatataAATGCGCCCGTCAGAACATTTTGCCAAAGGAATTTTGGCCCCAAATTCAAACAGATATATACTCGTATGGTGCCATTTTCATGAGCAGTTGGGCTTTTCCATACGCTAGTAGTTAATAAGTTAATATAATACAAGTCAatggaagcgtccgtagtcgagcgggcctcagtgatcgtaactgatcgctggggtaaagcaacaactgacacggtcagccattggatgggtgaccaatttcaagtggtgcttttctggacgcttccgtgcttcggacggcacgttaagccgtgggtcccggttgctgcttcggcagcagtcgttaagccttgtcagaggccttcgggcggcttgaaaacatctgacagtcgggttgcccacttaccagacaactctctcagcacaagcttgcttgtgttgagGTCCACCGACCCGCACTTggtcagcgtggtggactaggcctaaaaccctcccttcattggaaggagacccgtgccccagcagtggggacataatgggtcgtgatgatgatgatgaagtcaATGGTTAGGTCttattttgaaaagatggctcaggagttttaTGCCTCCGTGCTTCTCCAAAGACAAAGAGCCCTTTTTTCGAACACAGAGTTAGTAAAAAATTGTTGTTCattagaaaattttatatttatacgatgactGACTTTGACTTTCAGGTGACAAGTACCAGCCAGGACTGCGGCTTCACCATCCCCGCTGTGCAGCACCAAGATGCAGGCATCTGGGAAATTACGTACGAAGATCGCATCTTTTACAAGGCTACCTTcgagctgaatgttacttgtAAGTCTTGGAGTTTTATAATAGGATTCGATTGTTTTTAAGTATATGAACGAGTCGAGGAAACTTTTACGTCTTCCCACTGAAcgcttttaatattttttcccaATTACAGCTATAATACCTGGTGAGCAGTACAACGTCGAGTTTACGGACAAAACGTCAGTAAACGAAGAAGTTGGGCCAGAAGAAGCTGTGTACTGCACTTTAGTAGACCCGAGCGGTTCCACCGTGTCCCAGAACTTCGGGCGATGCAGATTGGTCCTGGACAAGATCACAAAGGACCACGACGGGTCGTGGTCGATGATGGTGGCGCTGCCTGGGAAGGTTCATCTTACCGAGTTCCCGTTGGTAGTCAGCGTTGTGGATCATGGTAAGATTTGTTTGGATTCTTTTGTAACATCACAAAGACAGAATGCCGAACATAGCTTCGCGTATTCTCCTTGTAGACGAAAAAGCCAAATCTATCAGTAAGTACATCTTAACAAGTTGATGTCTGATGATGACTTCTTTGTACCGTGATATCAAtcatatttaattctttacattgtagatgtagataagtacttattaacaTTTTGATGGCTGATGACTTTCTGTATCTTGTTACCAATCTTTACATTAATCTTTACTTAGTTCACAATGCTATTGACAAACATCTAACACCACATTTCAACGCACTCCAGAACCCAAGCCGCAAGTGGTGACGTCAGTGAGTGTGAACAAGCCGTCGGTCTACCTGTCCTGCTCCGTGGCCACCCAACACCCGGTGAGGCTCTGCAAGTTCCAGAACCCCTCGGGGGAGGTGCTCATAGCCAGTCCGGGGGTGGGGGAGGGGCGGTACAAGTACTATGGAGATGCTCAAAGGTGAGGTTTTTGAAGGAAAGAATTGTATAAAGGCTCGATGGTTAGAAAGTTGAAGACTTCTGGATGACGACAGTGACTTTTTTCGTCCCGCGTTGAGTGAGAATGACGACATATCAGTTGTTAGAATAATATGGTAGGTTTTACTCACGTAGGCAAATCGAAGGTCCAGGGCTCAGCGTAGGGGCCCTCTAGGAAGATGAAATCCAAAGGAATCTTCATgttcactcacaaaattcactTTGTCGTTTATAATatagaaaacaaacataatgGCTAATGGTAGCtgctaattaatatttaacagATATTTCACAAATTCACTATTAATCAgctaccaagccttttcaATCCGATAATTACAACCGCTCCGAATTACAAGGGCAGAACCTTGGCAGAACCACACACGAAGACTGATGACGACTGACATCTtgtcaaagtaaaaataaCCTACCCCACAAAAAAGTGTTGTCGACCGGTATGATCACGAGTACTATCGACTCAAGTCGATAGTAATTCAATAGAAAAGTCACTAGAATTTTTATGCGTTTTATTACTTTCTTACCTTACCGACAGGGCGCTGATCAAAATGTTATACAAATTACTATCGAATTACGCTATCGACTTGAGCTGACACTACCCGTAATCGCTATTCTGCACGACCAACCAGCTAACCCTCTATCTTCCTTCCTCCACAGCTCCACCTCAGGAGTTCAGAGCTGCGGCCTGGAGCTCACCTCCACCGCCAACTCAGACCTGGGCCTGTGGCGGTGCGGCATCGAGACTGACGAAGCCACGCACTACGGCTTCTTGAAGGTGCTGTGTCCGTGGGCCCTGATGAACCCCGTGATTGCCGCTTCTGTTGTCACTGGTAAGAAAAACCTGGTTTGGTAAAGTCGGTTCATGATTGGGAAAATagcatagtacctacctacgattTTAAAAAGCTTTGTTATGATAAATGaatctatctatccataataCAAGCCCCCAGccccatttttttatttgacagGCTGAGACGTATACATGGGATGAGACCCCGCAAACAGGCAAACGGACGCAGCACGCTCGATTGATGGTCATGGATAATTTCTAACTTCtcttcatttattttactattttgtTGACCATACTGTGCCACTTACAAAGCAAACTAGCGCCgcaaattgaaaaaaaaaacataacttccgtttgaaaacGTTTTTCCCAAAACTGCCAAGTTTCACGCCCTCTTCATGCTAAttccattttttttaacatagtTCCCTTACCCAGACCCAGAACacttattgtaattaaaattattgtttatttcagAGCCGACTCTAACAGCAGCAGACCTGTCTAAAGTGCTGTTCAGAGAGGATGATGCAGTCACAATGAGCTGCAGCGTGCAAGCTTCCATCAAGTACTGCTACTTCAGAGCCGGCAACGGATCTGTCTTCTCAGTCAACCCTGGTAAGTaagaataattattacaatgaTCACATACATTTAGTGATTGCATGAGGAAGAACGAGAACAGAACCTTGTTACAAATCACCGTAAACtcaaaatatatgaaaaagtCTTGTATTAAATATTCGGTTCAACAGTGAGGCTTCGATGTTTTTTACGCGTTGTTTTTGCGCTCCTCGAAAAGGGTGTCCAGAAATGGATGATGAGATCCTGAtgctaataaaatttatacgaaataaaaatgcataGGTAAACATAGGCACCTAACAAACCTAACCATCTTATCCATACACCTTCCAGAAACTTCCTTACCCGGCTTCGACGCAGGCGAGTGTTCGATGCGTCTGGAGCGCGTGTCCATGAGGCAACAATGATTTTTATAGAATC is a window from the Plutella xylostella chromosome 7, ilPluXylo3.1, whole genome shotgun sequence genome containing:
- the LOC105386750 gene encoding uncharacterized protein LOC105386750 — its product is MRSLVATVALVAILTGSQASTPFQYLDPQTFKTSLHQDVTVVINLAGFRENIACSLKTPLGDQIDLSPDDEDSYTTEPYQQQDSKQGRQLPGIQVVEDGGAKISCGVKITVLSADYAGDWEMVATEALHGWSAEERRLNFTLHVEETVRTYPYHDAVVAEGNELQLQLEIPMPEGSICQVQSPNPARQVTSTSQDCGFTIPAVQHQDAGIWEITYEDRIFYKATFELNVTSIIPGEQYNVEFTDKTSVNEEVGPEEAVYCTLVDPSGSTVSQNFGRCRLVLDKITKDHDGSWSMMVALPGKVHLTEFPLVVSVVDHEPKPQVVTSVSVNKPSVYLSCSVATQHPVRLCKFQNPSGEVLIASPGVGEGRYKYYGDAQSSTSGVQSCGLELTSTANSDLGLWRCGIETDEATHYGFLKVLCPWALMNPVIAASVVTEPTLTAADLSKVLFREDDAVTMSCSVQASIKYCYFRAGNGSVFSVNPETSSPGFDAGECSMRLERVSLLDDGAWSCHAGLVDQSREQTASLRVHVRPKMAVSQFTDTLGRLVVRGDTGKSDLDYCRFVRIDGLGFTSDSTPDRYTSESKLSSGFCSIVIARPTILEHHPWTVVASKDGREISGTTQMSLLMPEIFYNRNGLSSLLWLLILAVLPAVVMVLLLSNRRGREWTARRASSIRSSFRRPTSYNTTPVVADSKEVTKVPLE